The Cellulomonas wangleii genome includes a region encoding these proteins:
- a CDS encoding aldo/keto reductase codes for MEHRRLGRTGLRVSSLGLGTMTWSRDTDDHEAADQLRDFVEAGGTLVDTSAAYADGGAEELLGTLLGDVAGREDVVICTKAGVRRTADGGVVDASRGALLDSLDGSLRRLRTDHVDLWLATPDARTPLEETVSALRHAVAVGKARYVGLSNHAGWQVARAATLLEHDPGLAGVEAEYSLLQRGVEREVLPACTALGAGLLAWSPLGRGVLTGKYRRTIPADSRAASAHLAGFVQPYLTADAAGVVDAVVTAAAGLDRTPLEVALAWVTSRPGVASAVVGARTATQLRGALAVDDLRLPPEIVVALDEITAPPAGYPER; via the coding sequence ATGGAGCACCGCCGTCTGGGCCGTACGGGTCTGCGCGTCTCGTCCCTGGGCCTCGGCACCATGACGTGGAGCCGGGACACCGACGACCACGAGGCGGCCGACCAGCTGCGCGACTTCGTCGAGGCCGGCGGCACGCTCGTCGACACCTCGGCCGCGTACGCCGACGGCGGCGCCGAGGAGCTGCTGGGCACGCTGCTCGGGGACGTCGCGGGGCGTGAGGACGTCGTCATCTGCACCAAGGCGGGCGTGCGGCGCACCGCCGACGGGGGCGTCGTCGACGCCTCGCGCGGGGCGCTGCTGGACAGCCTCGACGGCTCGCTGCGGCGGCTGCGCACGGACCACGTGGACCTGTGGCTCGCGACGCCTGACGCCCGTACCCCGCTCGAGGAGACCGTCTCGGCGCTGCGCCACGCCGTGGCGGTCGGCAAGGCGCGGTACGTCGGGCTGTCCAACCACGCCGGGTGGCAGGTGGCCCGGGCGGCGACGCTGCTGGAGCACGACCCGGGCCTCGCGGGCGTCGAGGCGGAGTACTCGCTGCTGCAGCGTGGCGTCGAGCGTGAGGTGCTGCCCGCCTGCACGGCGCTCGGTGCGGGCCTGCTGGCCTGGTCACCGCTGGGTCGCGGTGTCCTGACGGGGAAGTACCGGCGCACGATCCCGGCGGACTCGCGGGCGGCCTCCGCGCACCTCGCAGGGTTCGTGCAGCCCTACCTCACGGCCGACGCCGCCGGGGTGGTCGACGCCGTCGTCACCGCCGCCGCCGGTCTGGACCGCACCCCCCTGGAGGTCGCCCTCGCCTGGGTGACGTCACGACCCGGTGTGGCCAGCGCGGTCGTCGGCGCGCGCACGGCCACCCAGCTGCGGGGCGCGCTCGCGGTCGACGACCTGCGGCTGCCGCCGGAGATCGTCGTCGCCCTCGACGAGATCACCGCACCGCCGGCCGGCTACCCGGAGCGCTGA
- a CDS encoding primosomal protein encodes MTVDPRAALDRLVAALEAHYAAVLAKQGDDDPVVDDAYDVLADAFEVYDDALGTEHGEATPFYLAEEDDEDDEDDDDLDEDDLDDEDDDDLDEHGEVDDDDLAYPHAGA; translated from the coding sequence ATGACCGTGGACCCGCGTGCCGCCCTCGACCGTCTGGTCGCCGCCCTCGAGGCGCACTACGCCGCCGTCCTCGCCAAGCAGGGCGACGACGACCCGGTGGTGGACGACGCCTACGACGTCCTGGCCGACGCGTTCGAGGTCTACGACGACGCGCTGGGCACGGAGCACGGGGAGGCGACCCCGTTCTACCTCGCCGAGGAGGACGACGAGGACGACGAGGACGACGACGACCTCGACGAGGACGACCTCGACGACGAGGACGACGACGACCTGGACGAGCACGGGGAGGTCGACGACGACGACCTCGCCTACCCGCACGCGGGCGCCTGA
- a CDS encoding DUF5703 family protein — MAKDTVRDRRSEWDTQGGQWEYRVLRIPPTTSGGDARRLLTDEAEYGRWELARLRLYAGGERRVWLRRKIIRVRSTLAETLG; from the coding sequence ATGGCGAAGGACACGGTGCGCGACCGGCGCAGCGAGTGGGACACGCAGGGCGGCCAGTGGGAGTACCGGGTCCTGCGGATCCCACCGACGACCTCGGGCGGTGACGCCCGCCGTCTGCTGACGGACGAGGCCGAGTACGGGCGGTGGGAGCTGGCCCGTCTGCGGCTGTACGCGGGCGGCGAGCGACGTGTGTGGCTGCGCCGCAAGATCATCCGCGTGCGCTCCACGCTGGCCGAGACCCTCGGCTGA